From Triticum aestivum cultivar Chinese Spring chromosome 4A, IWGSC CS RefSeq v2.1, whole genome shotgun sequence, a single genomic window includes:
- the LOC123085155 gene encoding SEC14 cytosolic factor → MAKVAAMAMEKVDAKDREKIEAVRKVMRKQAPLSPKQAEYCNDACVERFLRAKGDNVKKAAKTLRAVLSWRETIGADHIMADEFSGELSDGMAYVAGHDDENRPVLMFKIKQDDYPKYQPQKSFVRFLVFTLEVAVASMNRFVDEFVLLFDASFFRSASAFLNLLMGTLKIVADYYPGRLHRAFVIDPPSLFSVMWKGVRPFVDLAPATAVVSSLDFEDSLEDASFTAYPRTASLRFEPSVAAAVLTAGGKGGAAVGSASSRFAFSVSDNALKPWYLSTTPAPGPRSVVPASSSPSLVGASPLSARSFSFASPAARSTPTPLQQQQQPRATRAPPTPSAAKGGQKAPSPLPPTPPQQQQQFPRTPRPSFLQSPFTFRKDGQASRVERERESFLPFLRFYRRPYDEITYRAMMRRPLGGLIAIVAEDFRPMPAQPPLRRHAGALHHQHHHHQHQHQHQRI, encoded by the exons ATGGCGAAGGTCGCTGCCATGGCCATGGAGAAGGTGGACGCCAAGGACCGGGAGAAGATCGAGGCCGTCCGCAAGGTGATGCGCAAGCAGGCGCCGCTCTCCCCCAAGCAG GCGGAGTACTGCAACGACGCGTGCGTGGAGCGGTTCCTCCGGGCCAAGGGCGACAACGTGAAGAAGGCGGCCAAGACCCTGCGCGCCGTCCTCTCCTGGAGGGAGACCATCGGAGCAG ATCACATCATGGCCGACGAGTTCTCCGGCGAGCTGTCCGACGGCATGGCCTACGTCGCCGGGCACGACGACGAGAACCGCCCCGTCCTG ATGTTCAAAATCAAGCAGGATGACTACCCCAAGTACCAGCCCCAGAAATCGTTCGTGCGGTTCCTGGTGTTCACGCTGGAGGTGGCGGTGGCGTCCATGAACCGCTTCGTGGACGAGTTCGTGCTCCTCTTCGACGCAA GCTTTTTCCGGTCGGCGTCGGCTTTCCTCAACCTGCTGATGGGCACGCTCAAGATCGTCGCCGACTACTACCCCGGCCGCCTCCACCGCGCCTTCGTCATCGACCCGCCCTCCCTCTTCTCCGTCATGTGGAAG GGGGTGCGGCCGTTCGTGGACCTGGCGCCGGCGACGGCGGTGGTGAGCTCGCTGGACTTCGAGGACTCGCTGGAGGACGCGTCCTTCACGGCCTACCCGCGGACGGCGTCGCTGCGCTTCGAGCCGTCCGTGGCGGCCGCCGTGCTGACGGCGGGGGGGAAGGGGGGAGCCGCCGTgggctccgcctcctcgcgcttcgCCTTCAGCGTGTCGGACAACGCGCTCAAGCCGTGGTACCTCTCCACCACGCCGGCGCCGGGCCCGCGCTCCGTTGTGCCGGCCTCCTCCAGCCCCTCCCTCGTCGGCGCGTCCCCGCTCTCCGCGCGCTCCTTCTCCTTCGCCTCGCCCGCCGCGCGCTCCACGCCCACAcccctccagcagcagcagcagccgcgcgCCACCCGCGCGCCGCCGACGCCGTCCGCGGCCAAGGGAGGGCAGAAGGCGCCCTCCCCtctgccgccgacgccgccgcagcagcagcagcagttcccGCGGACGCCGAGGCCGTCGTTCCTGCAGTCGCCGTTCACGTTCCGCAAGGACGGGCAGGCGAGCCGGGTGGAGCGGGAGCGCGAGTCCTTCCTGCCCTTCCTGCGCTTCTACCGCCGGCCCTACGACGAGATCACCTACCGCGCCATGATGCGGCGGCCGCTGGGCGGGCTCATTGCCATCGTCGCCGAGGACTTCAGGCCGATGCCCGCCCAGCCGCCGCTGCGCCGGCACGCCGGAGCGCTccatcaccagcaccaccaccatcagcaccagcaccagcaccagagGATCTGA